The Novosphingobium terrae genome segment GCCCCGCGCCGGTGCGCCCGCCAGCTTCGCCGATCTCACCGCCCAGTTGCAGCCCGCCGTGGTCAACATCTCCACCCGCCAGAAGGTGAAGGTGCAGAACGAAAACCCGCTGGCCGGCACGCCCTTCGAAGGCATGTTCGGCGGCGGCGACAATGGTGGCGGCGGTGGCGGCCAGACCCGCGAAGCCCAGTCGCTGGGTTCGGGCTTCATCGTGTCGGCGGACGGCTATATCGTCACCAACAACCACGTCATCACCGCCGAGGGCCAGGGCGAGGTCGAATCGATCAGCGTCACCCTCACCGACGGCAATGAATATCCCGCCAAGCTGGTCGGCAAGGACGCCCAGTCCGACCTCGCCGTGCTCAAGATCACCACGCCCAAGCCCCTGCCCTTCGTCAAGTTCGGCGACAGCGGCGCGGCCCGCGTGGGTGACTGGGTGATCGCCATCGGCAACCCCTTCGGTCTGGGCGGCACCGTCACCGCCGGTATCGTTTCCGCCGTGCTGCGCAACACCGGCTCGGGCAGCGCTTACGACCGCTACATCCAGACCGACGCCGCCATCAATCAGGGCAACTCGGGCGGCCCGATGTTCGACATGAAGGGGCAAGTGATCGGCATCAACCGCGCCATCCTCTCGCCCACCGGCGGCAGCGTGGGCATCGGCCTCGCCATCCCCTCTGACATCGCCTCGCCCATCGTCGACAAGCTGATCCATGGCCAGACCATCGCGCGCGGCTACCTTGGCGTGCGCATCCAGCCGCTGAATGACGATCTGGCGGATTCGCTGGGCGTGCCCCACAACAAGGGCGAGTTCATTCAGGGCGTCGAGCCTGGCAAGGCCGCGGCTCTGGGCGGCGTGCTGGCGGGTGACGTCGTGCTGCGCGTCAACGGTCAGGATGTCAGCCCGCGTCAGTCGCTGTCCTATCTGGTGGCCAACACCGCGCCCGGCACGCGCATCCCGCTCGACATCATCCGCAACGGCAAGCCGATGACCCTGCAGGTCACCGTCGCCACCCGCCCGAGCGAGGAAGAGCTAGCCCAGCAGACTTTCGACCCCGACAATGCCGGCGGCGACAACCCCTTCAAGAAGGGCGCCAACCCCAAGGCCCCGGCCAGCAGCGGCCTGACGGAAAAGGCCATCGGCCTCTCCGTGCAGCCGCTGACGCCGCCGATCGCCCGCGCCGTGGGCGTGGCCGAGAACACCAAGGGCGTGGTCATCGGCTTCGTCGACCCCAATTCGGACGCGGGCGCCAAGGGCCTCTCGCGCGGGGACGTGGTCGTCTCGGCGGGCTACCAGCCGGTCAACACCGTGGCCGAGCTGGAAGCCGCCATCCGCGCGGCCCAGGCCTCGAACCGCCCGGCGCTGCTGCTGCAGGTGATCCACCGCGGCCAGCCTGCGGCCTATGTGCCGATCCGTCTGCGCTGATCGCGCCGGCTTCGATTGCAGAAAGGCCCTCGCCGGTTGGCGGGGGCTTTTTTGTTTGTGCAAGGGGTTTGAAGAAAAGAGAAGATGCGAGGGGGTTACCCCCTCGCGCTCCCGGAACGTCTTCCGACGCAAGGGCAGTCGTTCCGCAGCGGAGCGTAAACTTCCCACAGGCACAGAAAAGGCGCCGCAGGCAGTAAGCCCCGGCGCCTTACGATAGCTTGGTATTTTTAAAGCCTGCGGCGCTGCAACTTTAGCGCCTTGGCCGAACCCGAAGCGCCACGCAGACAAAAATGGGAGCGCGAGGGTGTAACACCCTCGCACTGTCCTTTTCCTTCTTAATAGATCCCGAACCCGGGCTGAGCCACCGGCTTCTTCTTCTGCTGAGGCGCCGGCACGGGCTGCGGCTGCTGCGCTTGAGGCGACTCCGGCACCTGCTGCTGATCCGTATCCCCTGCACCCTGCTGGGGCGCCTGCTGCGGCGGCAGGGGCTGGCCATCGGGGCCGACCA includes the following:
- a CDS encoding Do family serine endopeptidase is translated as MRYAYGLTSALLLGGATFSLVSGFPAGAQVAQNDAQKMSAVVPRAGAPASFADLTAQLQPAVVNISTRQKVKVQNENPLAGTPFEGMFGGGDNGGGGGGQTREAQSLGSGFIVSADGYIVTNNHVITAEGQGEVESISVTLTDGNEYPAKLVGKDAQSDLAVLKITTPKPLPFVKFGDSGAARVGDWVIAIGNPFGLGGTVTAGIVSAVLRNTGSGSAYDRYIQTDAAINQGNSGGPMFDMKGQVIGINRAILSPTGGSVGIGLAIPSDIASPIVDKLIHGQTIARGYLGVRIQPLNDDLADSLGVPHNKGEFIQGVEPGKAAALGGVLAGDVVLRVNGQDVSPRQSLSYLVANTAPGTRIPLDIIRNGKPMTLQVTVATRPSEEELAQQTFDPDNAGGDNPFKKGANPKAPASSGLTEKAIGLSVQPLTPPIARAVGVAENTKGVVIGFVDPNSDAGAKGLSRGDVVVSAGYQPVNTVAELEAAIRAAQASNRPALLLQVIHRGQPAAYVPIRLR